In the Drosophila gunungcola strain Sukarami unplaced genomic scaffold, Dgunungcola_SK_2 000001F, whole genome shotgun sequence genome, one interval contains:
- the LOC128262325 gene encoding F-actin-capping protein subunit beta produces MSEMQMDCALDLMRRLPPQQIEKNLIDLIDLAPDLCEDLLSSVDQPLKIAKDKEHGKDYLLCDYNRDGDSYRSPWSNSYYPPLEDGQMPSERLRKLEIEANYAFDQYRDMYYEGGVSSVYLWDLDHGFAAVILIKKAGDGSKMIRGCWDSIHVVEVQEKTTGRTAHYKLTSTAMLWLQTHKQGSGTMNLGGSLTRQQEQDANVSESSPHIANIGKMVEEMENKIRNTLNEIYFGKTKDIVNGLRSTQSLADQRQQAAMKQDLAAAILRRNVKPDSN; encoded by the exons ATG TCGGAAATGCAAATGGATTGTGCGCTGGATCTGATGCGACGACTGCCGCCCCAGCAAATCGAGAAGAACCTGATTGATCTGATTGACTTGGCACCCGATCTCTGCGAGGATTTGCTCTCCTCCGTGGATCAACCACTTAAGATAGCCAAGGATAAGGAGCACGGCAAGGATTACCTGCTGTGTGACTACAATAGGGATGGTGATTCGTATAGATCGCCCTGGTCGAACTCCTACTATCCGCCGCTGGAGGATGGCCAAATGCCCTCGGAGCGTCTGAGAAAACTGGAAATCGAGGCCAACTATGCGTTTGATCAGTACAGGGATATGTACTACGAGGGTGGCGTGTCCTCCGTGTATCTATGGGATCTGGATCATGGATTTGCCGCTGTTATACTGATCAAGAAGGCGGGAGATGGCAGCAAGATGATCCGGGGCTGCTGGGATTCCATACATGTGGTGGAGGTGCAGGAGAAAACCACTGGCCGAACGGCCCACTACAAGCTAACGTCGACGGCCATGTTGTGGCTGCAGACCCACAAACAGGGTTCGGGCACCATGAACTTGGGCGGCAGCCTCACGCGGCAGCAGGAACAGGACGCCAATGTCAGTGAGTCGTCGCCGCACATAGCCAACATTGGCAAGATGGTCGAGGAGATGGAGAACAAGATCAGGAACACGCTGAACGAGATCTACTTTGGCAAGACCAAGGACATTGTCAACGGGCTGCGGAGCACACAGTCGCTGGCAGATCAACGCCAGCAAGCGGCCATGAAACAGGACCTGGCAGCGGCCATCCTGCGGCGCAATGTCAAGCCCGATTCAAACTGA